The Hymenobacter chitinivorans DSM 11115 genome window below encodes:
- a CDS encoding DUF3616 domain-containing protein, with protein sequence MRPQAYTLHFNPKLSLNEAGKHVRDGLSAVLCTGNNLWLSCDERTSIERLTRTGPHEYGQHASYQLADLLDLPADKASEIDIEGLAEADHYLWVIGSHSLKRKKPDHEDENVAKQIAKLAKVENDPNRYLLARIPLVRNEQTGDFELCKTAPHPTKAAETLRAAQLHGSTDTNELTDLLAEDPHLKPFIKIPGKDNGFDIEGLAAAADGRLFVGLRGPVLRGWAVVLELLPELDKHGRLRLAKIGGEQKYYKKHFLALGGMGLRELRQAGDDLYLLAGPTMDLDGTIAVYCWPGALNQEGDSLVGPDKIKRLFDVPHGHGPTAGQDKAEGMGIIDKDHLLLVFDSPSEARKPAAHQVRADAYRLPGQ encoded by the coding sequence ATGCGCCCCCAAGCCTACACCCTGCACTTCAACCCCAAGCTCAGCCTCAACGAAGCCGGCAAGCACGTGCGCGACGGCCTGTCGGCGGTGCTCTGCACCGGCAACAACCTGTGGCTGAGCTGCGACGAGCGGACCAGCATCGAGCGGCTCACCCGCACCGGCCCGCACGAGTACGGGCAGCACGCCAGCTACCAGCTCGCCGATTTGCTCGATTTGCCCGCCGACAAGGCCAGTGAAATCGACATTGAGGGCCTGGCCGAGGCCGACCACTACCTCTGGGTGATTGGCTCCCACAGCCTCAAGCGCAAAAAGCCCGACCACGAAGACGAAAACGTGGCCAAGCAGATTGCCAAGCTGGCCAAGGTTGAAAACGACCCCAACCGCTACCTGCTGGCCCGGATTCCGCTGGTGCGCAACGAGCAAACCGGCGACTTTGAGCTCTGCAAAACCGCGCCTCACCCCACCAAGGCCGCCGAAACCCTGCGGGCCGCTCAGCTCCACGGCAGCACCGACACCAACGAGCTGACCGATTTGCTGGCCGAAGACCCCCACCTAAAGCCCTTCATCAAGATTCCCGGCAAAGACAATGGCTTCGACATTGAGGGCTTGGCTGCGGCCGCCGACGGCCGCCTGTTTGTGGGCTTGCGCGGGCCGGTGCTGCGGGGCTGGGCCGTGGTGCTGGAGCTGCTGCCCGAGCTCGACAAGCACGGCCGCCTGCGCCTGGCCAAAATCGGGGGGGAGCAGAAGTACTACAAAAAGCACTTTCTGGCCTTGGGCGGCATGGGCCTGCGCGAGCTGCGCCAGGCCGGCGACGACCTGTATCTGCTGGCCGGCCCTACTATGGACCTCGACGGTACCATTGCGGTGTACTGCTGGCCCGGCGCTCTGAATCAGGAAGGCGACTCGCTGGTGGGGCCCGACAAAATTAAGCGCCTGTTCGACGTGCCCCACGGCCACGGGCCCACCGCTGGCCAGGACAAGGCCGAGGGCATGGGCATTATTGATAAAGACCACCTGCTGCTCGTGTTCGACAGCCCCAGCGAGGCCCGCAAGCCCGCCGCCCACCAGGTGCGGGCCGATGCCTACCGGCTGCCGGGCCAGTAA
- a CDS encoding acyl-CoA thioesterase codes for MAAKLLQTPETSYRIHFQDCDMLGHLNNARYLDYFLNAREDHTTEHYALNLGQLAKEEGAGWVITKHQIAYLRPANHGETVRIRTQLINFDNSNLVVEMQMLSEDGSRLKSVLWSEMAFVRVASATRTDHTDALMDMLDQLDVEDVSYDPDGFDERVKSLRKKLKRDRAGRDDE; via the coding sequence ATGGCTGCCAAGCTGCTCCAAACGCCCGAAACCTCTTACCGCATCCATTTCCAGGACTGCGACATGCTGGGCCACCTCAACAACGCCCGCTACCTCGACTATTTTCTCAATGCCCGCGAAGACCACACCACCGAGCACTACGCTCTCAACCTGGGCCAGCTGGCGAAGGAGGAAGGCGCCGGCTGGGTGATTACCAAGCACCAGATTGCCTATCTGCGCCCCGCCAACCACGGCGAAACTGTGCGCATCCGCACCCAGCTCATCAACTTCGACAACTCCAACCTGGTGGTCGAAATGCAGATGCTCAGCGAGGACGGGAGCCGGCTTAAGTCGGTGCTGTGGTCGGAAATGGCCTTCGTGCGCGTGGCCAGCGCCACCCGCACCGACCACACCGACGCGCTGATGGACATGCTCGACCAGCTCGACGTGGAAGACGTGAGCTACGACCCCGACGGCTTCGACGAGCGGGTGAAAAGCCTGCGCAAAAAGCTCAAGCGCGACCGGGCCGGCCGCGACGACGAGTAA
- a CDS encoding type 1 glutamine amidotransferase domain-containing protein — translation MSIFGSDKLKGKKIAIVATDGFEQSELEEPKKYLEGEGAETHVISLKSGSIKGWDEKDWGNKVDVDKTIDEVSVADYDALVLPGGQMNPDVLRTEKKVVDFAAEFMRSGKVVAAICHGPWTLIETGLVHGKKMTSWPSLQTDLKNAGALWQDSEVVVDKGLITSRNPGDLPAFNKKIVEEILEGQHAPVRNPSG, via the coding sequence ATGAGCATCTTTGGCAGTGATAAACTAAAAGGCAAGAAAATAGCCATTGTAGCCACCGACGGCTTCGAGCAGTCGGAGCTGGAAGAACCCAAGAAATACCTCGAAGGCGAAGGCGCCGAAACCCACGTTATTTCCCTGAAAAGCGGCTCCATCAAGGGCTGGGACGAGAAAGACTGGGGCAATAAAGTCGACGTCGACAAAACTATCGACGAGGTGAGCGTGGCCGACTACGACGCGCTGGTGCTGCCCGGCGGCCAGATGAACCCCGACGTGCTGCGCACCGAAAAGAAAGTGGTGGACTTCGCCGCCGAGTTTATGCGCTCCGGCAAAGTAGTAGCCGCCATCTGTCACGGCCCCTGGACGCTGATTGAAACCGGCCTGGTACACGGGAAGAAAATGACCAGCTGGCCCAGCCTGCAAACCGACCTCAAAAACGCCGGCGCCCTCTGGCAGGACAGTGAAGTGGTGGTTGACAAGGGCCTTATCACCAGCCGCAACCCCGGCGACCTGCCCGCCTTCAACAAGAAGATTGTGGAGGAAATCCTGGAAGGCCAGCACGCCCCCGTTCGTAACCCGAGCGGTTGA
- a CDS encoding GNAT family N-acetyltransferase yields the protein MPTTAPTFEIIEYAPEYHDDFRRLNHEWITRYFELEPADHLTLGDPQTHLLDPGGFILLARAEGKIVGSGALLHNPADHSWKLAKMAVTSQMQGRGIGFGLCQAILDRARTMGVKRVELVSNHILLPALHVYRKLGFREIPLGTVMYKRGTIRMAVDL from the coding sequence ATGCCAACTACTGCACCTACCTTCGAAATCATTGAGTACGCGCCCGAGTACCACGACGATTTCCGGCGCCTCAACCATGAATGGATTACGCGCTACTTCGAGCTGGAGCCCGCCGACCATCTTACCCTGGGCGACCCGCAGACCCACCTACTGGACCCGGGCGGCTTTATTCTGCTGGCCCGCGCTGAGGGCAAGATCGTAGGCTCCGGCGCCCTGCTGCACAACCCCGCCGACCACAGCTGGAAGCTGGCCAAAATGGCCGTCACCAGCCAGATGCAGGGTCGCGGCATTGGCTTTGGGCTGTGCCAGGCCATTCTGGACCGCGCCCGGACGATGGGCGTCAAGCGGGTGGAGCTGGTTTCGAACCACATTCTGCTGCCCGCCCTGCACGTATACCGCAAGCTGGGCTTCCGGGAAATTCCGCTGGGCACGGTGATGTACAAGCGCGGCACCATCCGGATGGCCGTGGATCTGTAG
- a CDS encoding DUF6992 family protein, with protein MAADLAATLPALNHGRELLAEHGMAVLGTWALLNLLVSGYLVARTDGRFETHYFHQMNVGWNFVNAVLAVVGIVRANPNHVAGLTLAASLEAQFNFEKILLLNAGLDVAYLAIGSWLRARGQTAEAQRPERLLGFGRSLWLQGGFLLLFDAGFYLVYHHYAAELLALVH; from the coding sequence ATGGCTGCTGACCTTGCCGCTACCTTACCCGCCCTCAACCACGGCCGCGAACTGCTGGCCGAGCACGGCATGGCCGTGCTCGGCACCTGGGCCCTGCTCAACCTGCTGGTGAGTGGCTACCTGGTGGCCCGCACCGACGGCCGCTTTGAAACCCACTATTTCCACCAGATGAACGTGGGTTGGAACTTCGTCAACGCCGTGCTGGCCGTGGTAGGCATCGTGCGGGCCAACCCCAACCACGTAGCCGGCCTGACGCTGGCGGCCAGCCTGGAGGCCCAGTTCAACTTCGAGAAGATTCTGCTGCTCAATGCCGGCCTCGACGTGGCCTATCTGGCCATAGGCAGCTGGCTGCGGGCCCGGGGCCAGACCGCCGAGGCCCAGCGGCCCGAGCGGCTGCTGGGCTTCGGCCGCTCCCTGTGGCTGCAGGGCGGCTTTCTGCTCTTGTTCGACGCGGGCTTTTACCTGGTCTACCACCACTACGCCGCCGAATTATTGGCTCTGGTGCACTGA